A portion of the Leptospira wolbachii serovar Codice str. CDC genome contains these proteins:
- a CDS encoding DUF6989 domain-containing protein, with the protein MKPKFLAEEFLLALYFIVFGIVSGLVLYLGQSSAGIKLASLTLLFHISFAGLCLVFRWYTPFRIWKFLVPLSILMVFPDWFLSAVLQTLVFPEDGFLKIGTVSGYMAGLWAIPLFICVYTGIKLEEMSVSIVGTCLWVGICALVIFGTSEATMWVLGSWYAQDVKMWGKVAYYVLVPEMVLGITTYLAYQGFSYSAYIFQMAIGFLVMILYIGNLSFFYLLIEKIL; encoded by the coding sequence ATGAAACCTAAGTTCCTTGCAGAAGAATTCCTTTTGGCTTTGTATTTTATAGTATTTGGCATTGTATCCGGACTTGTTCTGTATTTGGGGCAATCCTCCGCCGGAATCAAACTGGCATCGCTCACACTTCTATTCCATATCAGTTTTGCGGGATTGTGTTTGGTATTTCGTTGGTATACACCTTTTCGTATATGGAAATTCCTTGTTCCCTTGTCTATCCTTATGGTATTTCCGGATTGGTTTCTGTCTGCCGTATTACAAACATTAGTATTTCCAGAAGATGGATTTTTAAAGATCGGAACTGTTTCTGGTTATATGGCAGGACTTTGGGCCATTCCACTTTTCATCTGCGTATATACGGGAATCAAACTAGAAGAAATGTCGGTATCTATTGTGGGAACTTGCCTTTGGGTAGGAATCTGTGCTTTAGTGATCTTTGGGACTTCGGAAGCCACGATGTGGGTTTTAGGATCTTGGTATGCCCAGGATGTAAAGATGTGGGGAAAAGTCGCCTACTACGTGCTAGTTCCTGAGATGGTTTTGGGAATCACCACCTACCTAGCTTACCAAGGTTTTTCGTATTCGGCCTATATATTCCAAATGGCAATTGGATTTTTAGTGATGATCCTCTATATTGGAAATCTTTCTTTCTTTTATCTCCTCATTGAAAAAATTCTATAA
- a CDS encoding LA_2486 family SGNH/GDSL-type esterase: MKKFYKIFVSIVLATLLVFSLGEVALRFQSKTDSDEIRYKKIHCLYGLSEIRLCPNVKDQFTRKDGKTWDIQTNSLGERILSYKEETANLWLIGDSMAMGYGLPSKETPAYYLKSKYKLETRVIAVDAIGTNGILKLLKDTLASAKPDDQTKQIYWIWNPSDFIDDTVEKKGIKRYLYPIHYQLIRSSYLYRKLLPPPPANVYTSYGTPILYPKNHTTYTNLKKFFTDPSIPNDKISVLFSWGMSREGNPDTKDLNYEMAKDFFREYGVKTIDLRQRTEGLFKEQKQVYIPNDGHPGPALAELFADAIAKAFQNSP; the protein is encoded by the coding sequence TTGAAAAAATTCTATAAAATTTTTGTATCGATTGTTCTTGCCACTCTCCTAGTTTTTTCTCTGGGAGAGGTGGCCTTAAGGTTCCAATCGAAAACTGATTCAGACGAAATTCGGTATAAAAAAATCCATTGTTTGTATGGACTTTCTGAAATTCGCCTTTGCCCCAATGTGAAAGATCAATTTACCCGTAAAGATGGGAAAACTTGGGACATCCAAACCAATTCTTTAGGAGAAAGAATTCTATCTTATAAAGAAGAGACCGCCAACCTATGGTTAATCGGTGATTCCATGGCAATGGGTTATGGTTTGCCGTCAAAAGAAACTCCGGCTTACTATCTAAAATCCAAATACAAATTAGAAACCCGAGTCATTGCAGTCGATGCCATTGGAACAAATGGAATTTTAAAACTTCTTAAGGATACACTGGCTTCCGCAAAACCAGACGATCAAACAAAACAAATCTACTGGATCTGGAATCCATCCGATTTCATTGACGATACAGTAGAAAAAAAAGGAATAAAACGTTACCTTTATCCCATCCATTACCAACTAATTCGAAGTTCTTACCTTTACCGCAAGCTTCTTCCCCCACCCCCTGCCAATGTGTACACTTCGTACGGAACCCCCATTCTTTATCCTAAAAACCATACCACTTATACCAACTTAAAAAAGTTTTTCACTGATCCATCGATTCCAAATGACAAAATTTCCGTCCTCTTTAGTTGGGGGATGTCAAGAGAAGGAAATCCTGATACCAAAGATCTCAATTATGAAATGGCAAAAGATTTCTTTAGGGAGTATGGAGTGAAAACCATCGACCTACGGCAAAGAACAGAAGGTTTGTTTAAAGAACAAAAACAAGTTTATATCCCCAATGATGGACACCCAGGCCCGGCCCTAGCAGAACTTTTTGCCGATGCCATAGCTAAGGCCTTCCAAAATTCGCCTTAG